The nucleotide window ATCTTGAAAATTCTTCATTAAGCTTAGTCATCAATCTTGAACCTTTCAATGCACTTCATGATTCTTCTAGTATGGAGGTGATGAGTGCAACTTCCTTTCAATTctaattcaatttgattttgaacttCTTCATTGTTGTAGAATGTTGTAGTTATACTACTCTCTTGAATGTTCTTGGTTATTCTCCAAATTTCCAACATCTTCTAGTAAATTAATGattattgttttcaattcaaactttGCTTCTTCAATTCTTTAACCATGTTTCATGAAGCTTCTAGTCCATGCaagttgatttaaaattttaatcaacaATGTTGATGTACATATGAAACTCATTTGAGGGACAATGTAAGTGCAGTCGCAGTAAGGAGATTAACGCTAACAGTGACGGATATCTTGGTTTctatatagataaaaaaaaagtcttAACAAGGAGAGAGGGTGGCTTTCAAAGCATTTATTAGGATGACAATGTCTTTAACGACTTTGAGTATTCGATCATACAAAGACATAACAAGAGACAAAACGCTTTTGGCAACCAAAAGAAGAGATAAAAGGATATTAAAAGAATCATGTTCTCTAGTCTTTATCAGTTCCAACGaaaatttcttaatttgttTTGTGTAGTTGAAAAGAATTCATGGCAGCATGCCGAAATGGAATGAAATCCTTCATAGTAGTAATTGTTTTTACTTCAATAAAGCCAAACAAATAGATACTAGGTACAGGTGCCTACTCTGGTAGATAACTCTTCAATGCaagagacaaaattaaaaaattgggaCTACTTGGTACAGATTACAGAGACAACACAACACAATCTCAATCCTGTTCTCACTCGCCCACTTAATTCATTGTTATTCATAGCTCACAACCACATTGTTACGAGTATTTAATATCTAAATACTGTGTGATTTTCTCATGGAAGAATTGAGCTTGaaataatatcaaatatgtAACCTTTTGAAATATGATAGTTGAATGGTTCGGAAGGAGCGGCTGTGGTGGCCACAGCCATCAAACGGAACATAATGGAGCTGCAATTAGGAGACTTAAATGAGCCAAGTCATAATTATTGATGGGGCTTCTTCTGTAACACCAGAAACAACCTACATCTACATGGACCACATTCTATGTGAGAATTCCAGTACTAGTCCTACTTCCAATGCTGGACCATATATGGAATTCCAGCACTACTCCAACTATTAGTAATCTTCACTACGTGCCATGAAAATGAGACCATCATTCATTCATTGACGCAGCAATAGTTCGAGGGTTATTGATAGACCTtcattactttcttttcttgtcAATGTAGTTGGGCATTTCTACTGTATAAATAATGTGGGATCGATAAAGTGATAAATCGAGGAGTTAATCACTCTTAAATTAAGATAGTGGGACGCACATTTCATGGAAGTTACAAAATCAATGGTGACCATTACAAAAAAGTTACTCACGCTTGGTTGGTTCAGGTAATAATTCCACATTCTTCTTGAGCAACATTTCAGGTTAGAGTCTTATAAATGTCAAAAATGAATACAACTAAGGAAATTGAGTAGTAAACTGAGATTTGATATGCAATTCAGCAATTCTATTCTTCAAATCCCACATATTATACAGTTTGACTTTTTACTTCCTTTCATTGTGGTTGAGATGAAGGAAGGTAAAGGCAAAGTGTTcctttaattgattttatttttttttttagaaaagaaaagacaaGAAAAGAAGTATTTGTTAAGTCAATATTTTCTAAGCCAATCCATATATTCAAAGGGAGGAGGAGAGAATATTGATCTCATCTACAATCTTTCTATGTGCTCTGGAGCTGTATAGCAATTGCATCCCCAGCATCAATGAAACAAATCATATACAGAATAAACAGAAGCAAAATTATGTGCAGGTAATTGGAGGCATATCCAATCCAGCAAAGATTCCAAGTCTTTTGCAAAGTCCAGTAAGTACCAATCTAGCAGCTTTGGGATAGCAAACTTTGAAGTTGAAATTCCAACTGCAGCCTGCAAGTATTCTCTTTTCGCTGCTTCGAGTTGGTTCTCGACCTGTGATGCTGTGTAAACTCTGACCTGCATTTGCCACAGTTCATGAATCAGCAATGACACAACGcagataataaaattttagaagttTACTTTGTGTAATGAATGAAACTTACAGCAGGAGAGGACCAAGTTCCACATGAGAGAGCAAATGTCACCAAGGGTTCTGATAATTCCAATCCATATATGCTTCTTACTGTCATTTCATGATTCTTCGCTCCCTTTGATGTCTGTTTAGAATTCAGCTGTAAGAAGTCTTAGTAATTATCTATATATTCCAATCTAAGGAAAACTCAGACTTCATATGAACAAAGCTTACCAATTTCCAATGATAAGGAAGCCTTAGAATGCAATGCTCTATCGTTGTTGCGCTTAGCAAGTGTCCACCCACATTTATTGTTGTCTGAATAATGAAGAAAACAGAATAAATTCTTAAGCATGTCAATGCTATAACTGCAAGAACATGCAACATATAAGAAGAAATACAAGTCCCGAGCAGTTCATACCTTGTGCATCAATGCAACAACTGTTTCGGGACTCTCCGGTAAGCCGTGCTCATTGAATGCCTGAATAAAAGCACAATTTTCAATTAGATATTACAAAGGTTCTAAAAGAggttaaaaatgaaaaagtaaaacTAAACATTGTTCAAAAAGGTATAAATGACGTACATTCATCATACAAGAGTTATATATGTTGATCCAGAATGCAAGCTTCTCCTGATGATTGAGATTCTCTAAGTTGACAGAGGAAAGTTTCCTCAAAAGAAGCCTGCAAGTTTCAGGATATTAAAATACTGCAACATCTGATTGACACACACAACATGAATAGTTGAAAAGAAGGTAAATAGTAAGTATCACATACTTCAATCGATGCTGCAGAAACAAAGAATTAGCAGTTCGTTTTGGACTGAAGGATTCAGCTTCAATTGCACGGAATTGCTTGTACGGACCAATATCCATCTCTCCAAATTCTAAACATGTACCATATGGATCCTGAAACCATGTTTCTTTAGTACAGTTTCGAGATTTCGGATCTCGCAACATGCCAGCTGTAGAATCCGGATACTTGACAGTACTCATTCTCAAAAGAATGCTTGATAAGCACTTGAGAATATTTTCAGAGATTATGTTTGGACTTTCTTCATGATCTGTTGGTTCTGCCATTGGCTGGTCATTCACTCTTAGTTCTTGCTGCACAGTCTGAAATTTCACATTAGTTGACTTGAAAAAATTCCTCTGAGTTATTTTGATCTACTAGGACACAACTGAATCTGGATTAGAGATGCCAGACCTGTCTCTTTGGACGATGCCATGGTTTGTTGTGGAGGGGAAGTGTATTAATAGGAgtttttgttgttttagttttagaattgaactgcttggtgttcttgtgagaATTACTACATGACTGGTTCTCTTTTCCTTGCCTATCCTCTGCAATGCAAAAATCCATGAGAATTAGGTTGCAACTTTTATCATAGAACACACTTAAGGAGCAATTGTGGGAATTACTCACCGGGAAGTGTAATTGTTGGGGAAGGAGACTTCAATTTAACTAAACGAGATGAATGATCCATTTTCATCTTGGAGGATGATGTATATACAGCTTCTTGATACAAGTCCTGCCTGAAATGCATCACCTTCTCTTCAAGCCTTGCAATTTCTTCCTCCAGCACCGCCACCTCCGCAAGAAGTCCCAGGGTCTAGATTGATTCAGCAGTGACGGTGAGTATAAGATTTCAAATTTGATTGAATTGCAAAGTAGATTACTTGGGAAATACTAACATTGGGAGGGAGATAGGGAGGAAGACGAGGGAGAGCACCCAAGGGTCTGTTGAAAGCTCTCTGCAATGCCCTGTGGATGTTCTCTTCGTCcctaagcttcttcttcaacctctCCACCTGAAAATTCAAATTCGTGAACAAAGCTTCAATTTTAAAATCAGGAATCGGTGCAGTGTCATTGCATTACGTCTTGTTGCAAGGCCAATTTTCTCTCCTTGCTGCTTGCTCTGCCTTTTCCTTGTGCCAAACTTTCCCGCATCTCTGCCTTTTCATTCAAGAGGTTAGGACCAACCTATGCAACGCAATAACATATAGGTTTATCTTTTTCTCAATGAATTTCCCTTTCACTTTATAGGGTGAGGATGTGTGTTGTGTAATATGTTTCGGAAAAGAATTTCGAGTTTTGAGAATTTTCTTCTCATTGGAACTGAAGCCATCCACAGTTTGTGATGATAAGTCTAAGAAGTGTTACGTTCTCATAatgaaataatgaataatagtagtaatagtttaataataataataataaaactagTGTATGGAACTTTGTTCACTGTAGCAaccgtttttcaaaaatactagtACCACATACACATATACACTCTTCTGAGTTCTGACAATAAAGCAGAGTTTAGTTCAATTACTCTATGATGATGATCATCATCATGTGCTCCTGTCTGAGCTTTCTTAGGCTCTAATCTCACCCTCCTTCTCGTGTCCATTTCTTCTCTTCCCTTAATGTGGCACTAATTCTGCAGCTAAAACAAATTCAATTCGGTGAGAAGAATGATGAAATCAATCAAATTGAAAGTAATAGTAAGATCGAGATCGGACCTTGTTCACTTGTAATCTAAAAATCAAGGGAAGCAGAAGGTGAATGGAGGCATCGTCATGGGGGGAAAGAAACATGTCATAGAGTGGAGTTGACAGCTATATATGAGAGTTCCACCGCTGTGCCTTTAAACTTAGTTTAACCGCTTCCACTTTGGATGAAAACACAGCAGTGTTAATTTATGTAGGAAAGAGAGAGGAGGctgagagggagagagaaagagagaaagagagtgtgGTTTCATGAGAAAAAGACTCGATCGATGCGCATACAGCTTGTATAGCAAAAGTGCTCCACTGCCCCCAGCAACCAAAATTGCACAAATTTTtcgtatttattttatttttttggattttaaattaacagaaaaaaattctaaaatggttgaccttaatatttttcttataattattcaaataaaaagttttttgtAATAAAACTGTTAGATCACATATTTAATTAGAATAACATTAGAGAATCAATACTATAACAGTAAATTCAACTTATATTATAATAGattgtaaataaatttaatataaaattcattaaaaataattttttattgttttttgaattttaaatattttttaattcagtTTTGGACAGTGTTGCCTATGATGTTAGTAGTGCAATATTGAACCCAAGAATTTCTCATTTAATTTTACATCAAGATTAACCAGTAATTTTTACCATATAGATTCTCATTTCAAAGGGTTGTGTTGAGGTGGGAGGATCCAATCAAATGGGCTATGGCGCTAAGCAATCATGAAAGAACGTGCGCTTTACCATTGCAGTTTACtataaacatttttttactTATTAAGTTAATCAGTAACCGCAACGCAACGCTCCTCCATCTTaatttgttctttgtttttgcaCTTTTCCTTTATAAGCTAATATCCAGTACGATTCGTTTGTTCCGCTTCTAATCTAATATTCTATTCTACTAATCAAACTTGGCTCTTTTTTACGGGTTTGGTGGTTTTTGCCGGTGGATGCAttcaactaaattaaattaaaaaagataaataaaattaaaggagGCAAAAAGCTGCACCAATCACATGCCCTGCCCACCTAaaccatttattttttctccCCCGGATCAACTTAGTTACTTAGGAAATTATATGATGGAAATTTATTTTCAACGAAAAAAGTATTGGTAGAAATTATGTGGAAGCGAGACGATGGTGGTGCAACATCGTAAagtatgcatatttttttagaCCCACGCGTCCGTTGCTATGCTTGCCAGCTGGCAACCTTAATGTATGTGTCTTGGGAGTTTGGATAGATCTcatttctcttctatttattattttattaaacaaaaatataggTAGATAAATAATAGAGGTATATATTAAATAGCTGTCATATATATGAGATAAATTGTTAATTTGATGTGCACCAAAGTACTGCACAAATCCATAGCCCAATTGCATaagatgcaaatgttttgttgcgtataattgataaatttaactTGGATTGAGAAAGCCAGTTGAAATGGATGACATAAACACAAGGAATCGCAGCTGAAACGGCAAAGAGATTGCATGATATggatgggtagctaggtataaGCATGACTACAAGCTAGCCAacaagatattttattttatattatttttcttttacattcTTATAACACACATAATTTAATCATTATTATAGAAAGGAGGATAGATCATAGATGGGATGCGACTCTCACTGGTCACTTCATACTTtattctataaaagaaaatGGTACATAAACATTTTTCTAAGCTAAATGCTAACGCTTGCGTTTCAAACATGAACGAAGAAAGAATAAGTAGGGGGATCCACACACACCCTTAATTGTGTCCCCATCCACAGCCACGTGACAGTGACTCCAAATCACAAGCTGTTGTTACCCGCATCTTCccctttaaattttattattgactaattaaTGATTATGATTAAATGTAATTTTAATAAGTTTAGCCAATTTTTCAGAAGGAGAAAGACCTCTAAAGTACCCTTTTCTTCTAAGAATGCAATATTAACTTTTCTGTTGCCAACTTCCCTCGAATTTGATCCCATAAGGAAGCCAATTTTATTCGTTACCATAATCTCCAAGCTCAGTGTGTCggatttattaattatttaattttagataagtaAGCATACTCACATATATGACTAATTGATCGAATCAAACCGGTTCGCTCACTGCTACCAAGTTTATTATTTCGTAGTTTAACAACGAACCACATCTGTATGATTTATATTTCGTGTATGGTTTTCGCAATAATTTAGGTGGTACGACGTGTGATTGTactattttgtattgattttacgTGATCCTATTAATCAGAGTTGCATATTGTTCTAGATGAAGCAGGAGTCCTAGCGCCATGCCTACGAAAACAATTCCGAAATTAAATAATGAACGTGTAGCGTAGTCCTCCTATAGAACGGTGTCGGTGACCATCGATTGATACGTTATCTTAATATATNNNNNNNNNNNNNNNNNNNNNNNNNNNNNNNNNNNNNNNNNNNNNNNNNNNNNNNNNNNNNNNNNNNNNNNNNNNNNNNNNNNNNNNNNNNNNNNNNNNNNNNNNNNNNNNNNNNNNNNNNNNNNNNNNNNNNNNNNNNNNNNNNNNNNNNNNNNNNNNNNNNNNNNNNNNNNNNNNNNNNNNNNNNNNNNNNNNNNNNNNNNNNNNNNNNNNNNNNNNNNNNNNNNNNNNNNNNNNNNNNNNNNNNNNNNNNNNNNNNNNNNNNNNNNNNNNNNNNNNNNNNNNNNNNNNNNNNNNNNNNNNNNNNNNNNNNNNNNNNNNNNNNNNNNNNNNNNNNNNNNNNNNNNNNNNNNNNNNNNNNNNNNNNNNNNNNNNNNNNNNNNNNNNNNNNGATTTGTGGGATTATTCgttgaattttaatattttaatataatttttttaaaaataactactATAAAGAAACTCAGAGTAAATAGTCAAAGGACAAGTTATACATCAATCATCAAGCAAGAACAATTGACGCCCACCGTGGGACctaagaaataaatttttttttttaggccTCAAAATTCCTTTGTTCGCCTATGGCTGACCAACCTCTTCCAACACCATCTGAGCTTCTCCGGATGGTAACCAAGTAACAACAGGTCAATCAACATATGGcagaagaaaatcaaaaaatggCAAACCAAATAGTCGAGTTGACCAATGCTCGGATTGAAAATAATGATGATCATAACGAGGGGCTAGTGGATGAGGAACACAATTATGATCCAACGCACGTTTCTGAAACTCAATGACAAGAAGAAGATCGACAAGCCGACAAAGACGATGAATTGGATAATGTCGTTGGTCTATTCACTGCTGAtgtcatgaattttcaaaagcCCAAGAGGTTCACTTTACCACGACCTTAACTCCCTACGATGGATTGGGCGACCCAAAGAATCATATCTAGAAATTCTGGTATAGTATGATAGTACACAGTGTTTTTGACCCTGTTTTATGTCGTTGTTTTCCTACCTTTTTAGATGGTCCTGCACTtgattgattttgttttttgcCTGTAGATTCTATTTCTCATTTTCAGAAATTAGCGAAGCTTTATGAAGATCAGTTTGCTGCATCTTCCATTTATCTACATGATTTTGACTACTTGAACACAATCAAACAAGGACAAAACGAAAGTCTGAAAGACTATATTACTCGTTTTATGAAGGTGGCAATTACTATTCCAAATCTTCACCATGAGGTGCATTTGCACGCCATCAAGAGCAGATTTTGGccagaaaaatttcaaaaagcaATCACCGTAGCAAAACCAAAAACACTCGCCGAGTTTTGGGAGAAGGCTAAAGGTCAAATGAAGATTGAGGAGCTCCGTCAGGCTAGGAAATCGGAAAAAATCCACAATAATAAGGACAAAGATAAATCTCGGGACAACAAAAAGACTTTCAAGCTAACTCCCTATTATGACTCATATATACAATTCAACACCAAGAAGGAGGAAATAATCAAAGAAATCCTAAATGCAAAGCTCATCAAGCCTCCTCGTAAAGCCAATAATTATCAGGACATGAAGAATTTAGATAAGTTCAAATATTGCACTTTCCACCAAAAGCATGGGCACACTACCGATGGTGTGTCATCGCCAAAGACCTGTTAGAGCGACTAGCCTGACAGGGCCATTTGGACAAATACATCAGCAGCCACATTAAAAAATGCACAACACACTCTACTGACCATTTCTTTGCAAGACAACATTCTCGAGACAAGGAGAAGGCCACTCATACTCACCTTGACCAACCACAAGGAGTCATTAACTGCATATCTAAAGGTTTCGCTGGTGGAGGGACCTCAAACTCCCCCCAAAAGCGTACATACCGAGTTATGCTCTCGGTAGAGGGTGCTTCCAATGAATCCCAGTCTCCTCTTCATTTCCCAAAAATGACGTTCCAACTGTCTAACTTCAACACAAACGGCACCAACCTAGATGATCTAGTTGTTATTTCTATCCAATTAGGAGATCTACTAGTGCAAAAAGTACTGCTCGATCCTGGAAGCTGTGTAGACGTCCTATTTTAATCTACATTCCAAAAAATGAAGCTAAGCAATAACATACTTCAACCTTCCACTGGAGATTTAGTGGTGTTTTCAGGTGAACGTGTCCCGGTATTGGGATCTGTGTGGTTACAAACTACACTAGGTGAGCATCCTTTAGCTAAAACTTCTGATGTTCAATATCTGGTTGTTGATTGTTTCAGTCCATATAATTTAATACTTGGTTGACATTTTCTAAATAAGTTTGGTGCTATAGTATCCACTATTCATCTCTGTGTTAAGTTTTCTGTGCAGGATGACCTCATTGCAACTATTCACAACAACCATCGTGAAGCATGACAGTGCTACAATATCATTTTGAAATCGGCAGCCGCAAGCCGAGCTATAGGTGCACAAGTGAACGCTGTTCAAAATCCTTACGAGCTCACAGCATTAACTGATCTTGATTCAAGAGCCGAGCTCCTTGAATGACCAACACCAATGGAAGAGTTACAAAAAGTTTATTTAACTAACAATCCAACTAAATTTACCTATGTAGGTACAACTCTAAGCTCAGAAAAGGATACACTTCAAAACTTTTTTATAGCAAAATGCCGACTTATTTGCTTGAACTCTTGCATGCCTGGGATTGATCCCTCGATCATTTCTCACAAATTAGCACTCAATCTATCTATCCGACCTATAACTCAGAAGAAATGCAACCTCAGCATTGAGAAAAAACAAGCTTCCTTGGAGGAAACTAAAAAGCTCATAAATGCTGGGTTCATACAAGAAATCAGATTTACAACTTGGTTGGCCAACATTGTAATGGTAAAAGAACACAACAGTAAATGGCGCATGTGTGTTGATTTCACTAATCTCaacaaagtatgcccaaaagaTGTTTATCCTTTACCATCTATTGATTCTTTAGTTGATACTGCTTCAGGCTATGCAACATTAAGctttatggatgcatattctAGGTATAACCAAATTATGATGCATCATCCTGATCAAAGTAAAGCTGTCTTTACAATTGACTTTGGTAATTATTGCCATAATATGTCTTTTGGACTTAAAAATGCAGGAGCAACCTATCAACGCCTTATGGATAAAATGTTTGCATACCTCAAATCGGGCAAAACATGGAGGTTTATGTCGACGACATGGTGGCAAAAACAAAGCTCGGCAACAAACATGTAAACGTCCTCACTGAaacttttaatcaaattagaCAGTATAACATGTGACTACATCCAGAAAGATGCGTCTTTGGTGTACAAGGAGGCAAATTCCTAAGTTTTTTGCTTACAAGCCAAGGTATAGAAGCTAATCCAGACAAGTGCCGAACTATATTAGAGATGAAAAGTCCACAAACAGTAAAGAAAGTCCAACGTTTAACAAGGAGACTTGCTGCCTTATCTAGATATTTACCATGCTTAGCTTCTAAATCTTCTTGTTTTTTCCAaacattgaaaaagaaaaacaattttaACTAGACTGATGAATGTGAAAATACTTTTTCCAATCTAAAGGCTATCCTTTCAAAACCCCCCATCTTACAAAAGCCTATTCATGTACTTATTTGTTACTGACTAGGCTATAAGTTTTGTTCTTGTTACAGAAAGAGAAAAGTGTATCGACCTATTTATTTTGTCAGCAAGTTACTGCAACATGCCGAGCTTCATTACCCAAAGATAGAGAAACTAGCTCCCGCTTTGATATTCTCAGCTAGATGACTCCGACCATACTTTCAGAGTCATGTCATCAATATCTGAACTGACCAACCACTAAGACAAGTTCTCAATAAACCAGAGCTAGCTGGCCGAGTTATAAAATAGTCGGTTAAGCTTTCCGAACTTGACATCAGATATCAAAGCAAAAGTCTGATTAAATCACAATACTTAGCAGAGTTTGTCGCCGAGTTCATTGTCCCCAATTTGGGCCAGTATTCTATGGAATAGACTCTTTATGTGGATGGCGCATCTAATCCACAAGAATGTGGTGCCGTCGTCCTCCTTGAAAATGGTACCAGATTTGACCTTGAACATTCTTTGCACAACTCTTTCAAAGCAAGTAACAACCAGATAGAATACGAAGCTCTAATAACAGGTTTAAGGTTAGCAATTGACCTACATATCTCAGAACTCAAGGTATATTGTGACTCTTTACTAGTTGTACAACAAGTAAATGATGTCTTTCAAGTTAAAGATCCTTTACTAGCAAATACATGGCTATGGTAAAATCTCtcatttctaatttttctaAGTTTAAAATTCATCACATACCTAGAGAACACAATCACCGAGATGACATTTTATCTAAACTTGTAAGCACACAATCACACTCTTCCACTCTTTATCAATCTACCTTGCTCACCCCAAGTATCAATCTAACCGAGCTTTTAAGTGTCACTGAGGAAGAAGATTGGAGATGAACCTATATCCAGTACCTCAAAACTAGAGATATCCCACCAGAAATTAATAATGTTCGGAAGTTTAGACAACAGACATCCTTTTTTACAATATTAAATAATCTTCTATATAGACGAGATTTTTCTC belongs to Arachis duranensis cultivar V14167 chromosome 8, aradu.V14167.gnm2.J7QH, whole genome shotgun sequence and includes:
- the LOC107460342 gene encoding uncharacterized protein LOC107460342; translated protein: MDTRRRVRLEPKKAQTGAHDDDHHHRVGPNLLNEKAEMRESLAQGKGRASSKERKLALQQDVERLKKKLRDEENIHRALQRAFNRPLGALPRLPPYLPPNTLGLLAEVAVLEEEIARLEEKVMHFRQDLYQEAVYTSSSKMKMDHSSRLVKLKSPSPTITLPEDRQGKENQSCSNSHKNTKQFNSKTKTTKTPINTLPLHNKPWHRPKRQTVQQELRVNDQPMAEPTDHEESPNIISENILKCLSSILLRMSTVKYPDSTAGMLRDPKSRNCTKETWFQDPYGTCLEFGEMDIGPYKQFRAIEAESFSPKRTANSLFLQHRLKLLLRKLSSVNLENLNHQEKLAFWINIYNSCMMNAFNEHGLPESPETVVALMHKTTINVGGHLLSATTIEHCILRLPYHWKLTSKGAKNHEMTVRSIYGLELSEPLVTFALSCGTWSSPAVRVYTASQVENQLEAAKREYLQAAVGISTSKFAIPKLLDWYLLDFAKDLESLLDWICLQLPAHNFASVYSVYDLFH